One window of Kryptolebias marmoratus isolate JLee-2015 linkage group LG3, ASM164957v2, whole genome shotgun sequence genomic DNA carries:
- the cplx2l gene encoding complexin 2, like translates to MNFVMKAALGGGPPDVGKMLGGEEKEEDPDAAKKEEERQEALRQQEEERKAKYAKMEAERESMRQGIRDKYGLKKREEAEAEAAAAAEEPAAGSLTRPKKAVPTGCGDEEEEESIMDTVMKYLPGPLQDMLKK, encoded by the exons ATGAATTTTGTAATGAAAGCTGCGCTGGGAG gggGACCCCCTGATGTTGGCAAGATGCTGGGtggggaggagaaggaggaagaccCTGATGCAGccaagaaggaggaggagcgaCAGGAGGCGCtgaggcagcaggaggaggagaggaaggccAAATATGCCAAGATGGAGGCAGAGAGGGAATCGATGAGGCAAGGCATCAGAGACAAG TACGGGTTGAAAAAACGCGAGGAGGCCGAGGCCGAGGCGGCAGCCGCCGCAGAGGAGCCTGCAGCGGGCAGCTTGACCCGACCCAAGAAAGCTGTGCCGACCGGATGCggcgatgaggaggaggaggaaagcaTCATGGACACGGTGATGAAGTACCTGCCAGGCCCACTGCAAGACATGCTGAAGAAGTAG
- the gne gene encoding bifunctional UDP-N-acetylglucosamine 2-epimerase/N-acetylmannosamine kinase, whose product MHRSREKMDVEKMEALNQSKKKLRVCVATCNRADYSKLAPIMFGIKSNPDEFELEVVVLGSHLIDDYGNTFRMIEQDDFDIGSKLHTIVRGEDEAAMVESVGLALVKLPDVLQRLHPDILVVHGDRFDALALATAAALMNIRIFHLEGGEISGTIDDSIRHAISKLAHYHACCTRMAEQHLIAMCEDHSRILLAGCPSYDKLLSSHCREDYMDTIRSWIGDNIQDHDYIVALQHPVTTDIQHSIKLYGLMLDALISFNKKTLILFPNIDAGSKEMVRVMRKKGIEQHPNFRAVKHIPFEQFIQLVCHAGCMIGNSSCGVREAGAFGTPVINLGTRQTGRETGENVLHVRDADTHKKIYHALELQFGKRYPCSKIYGDGNAVQRILKFLRTVDLNEPLQKTFCFPPVKDPISQDIDHILETQSALSVDLGGTNLRVAIVCMKGNILKKYTETNPNTFEERMFLIIKMCKDAMRDAVGLNCRILGVGVSTGGRVNPQEGVVLHSTNLIQEWSSVDLRTPISDALGLSVWVDNDGNCAALAERKFGHGRRVENFVTIITGTGIGGGIIHQNELIHGSTFCAAELGHIKVSLEGPECSCGSHGCIEAYASGLALQREAKRLHDEDLLKAEGMDIKLSEPITAAHLVSAARMGNPKAEAVLCKASTALGVGIVNILHIVNPSLVILSGVLASYYKEPVQHVISEKALISSQSIKVVTTDLDEPALLGAASMVLDYATRRTY is encoded by the exons ATGCATAGAAGCAGAGAAAAGATGGATGTAGAAAAAATGGAAGCCCTGAATCAG AGTAAGAAGAAACTGAGAGTGTGTGTGGCAACATGCAACAGAGCAGATTACTCCAAGTTGGCCCCCATCATGTTTGGGATAAAATCCAACCCAGATGAGTTTGAACTGGAAGTTGTGGTGCTTGGGTCCCATCTCATTGATGACTACGG AAACACTTTTCGTATGATCGAGCAGGATGATTTTGATATTGGCTCCAAGCTGCACACCATCGTTAGAGGAGAAGATGAAGCAGCTATGGTGGAGAGTGTTGGCCTGGCGTTGGTGAAACTCCCTGATGTCCTACAGAGACTGCACCCTGACATCCTGGTGGTACACGGCGATCGTTTTGATGCTCTCGCCCTGGCAACTGCTGCAGCACTGATGAATATCAGAATATTTCATTTGGAGGGAGGCGAG ATTAGTGGAACAATTGATGATTCAATCCGCCATGCGATCAGTAAGCTAGCCCATTACCATGCCTGCTGCACACGAATGGCTGAGCAGCACCTCATTGCCATGTGTGAGGACCACTCTCGCATCCTCCTGGCTGGCTGCCCCTCGTACGATAAGCTGCTGTCAAGTCATTGCAGAGAAGACTACATGGATACCATCCGGAGCTGGATTG GTGACAACATACAGGACCATGACTACATTGTGGCGTTACAGCATCCTGTCACCACAGACATCCAGCACTCTATAAAGCTGTATGGACTGATGTTGGACGCACTAATCTCCTTCAACAAGAAGACACTCATTCTCTTTCCTAACATCGATGCAG GGAGCAAAGAGATGGTCCGTGTTATGCGAAAGAAAGGCATTGAGCAGCATCCAAACTTTCGGGCAGTGAAGCACATTCCTTTTGAGCAGTTCATCCAGCTTGTTTGTCATGCTGGTTGCATGATCGGGAACAGCAGCTGTGGCGTGAGGGAAGCCGGTGCCTTTGGCACACCTGTCATTAACCTGGGAACCAGACAAACAGGCAGAGAAACTG gTGAGAATGTTTTACACGTCAGAGATGCTGACACCCATAAGAAGATCTACCATGCACTGGAGCTACAATTTGGAAAGAGATATCCCTG CTCTAAAATCTACGGCGATGGAAACGCGGTGCAGCGTATTCTGAAGTTTCTGCGAACTGTTGACCTGAACGAGCCCCTGCAGAAGACCTTCTGCTTCCCCCCCGTGAAAGACCCCATCTCTCAAGACATCGATCATATCCTGGAGACCCAAAGTGCTCTATCCGTTGACCTGGGAGGAACCAACCTCCGGGTGGCAATTGTCTGCATGAAG gGCAACATATTAAAGAAATACACTGAAACCAATCCGAACACCTTTGAGGAAAGGATGTTTCTGATAATAAAGATGTGCAAAGATGCCATGCGGGATGCTGTGGGCCTCAACTGTAGAATACTTGGTGTTG GCGTTTCTACAGGTGGGCGTGTAAACCCACAAGAAGGTGTTGTCCTTCACTCCACGAATCTGATCCAGGAGTGGTCTTCTGTGGACCTCCGGACACCCATCTCAGACGCTCTAGGCCTATCAGTCTGGGTCGACAACGATGGAAACTGTGCTGCACTGGCTGAACGGAAGTTTGGTCATGGCAGGAGAGTGGAAAATTTTGTCACCATCATTACAGGAACAG GTATTGGAGGAGGAATTATCCATCAAAATGAGCTGATCCATGGCAGTACCTTCTGTGCTGCTGAGCTGGGTCACATCAAGGTTTCCCTGGAAGGTCCAGAGTGTTCCTGTGGCAGCCATGGCTGCATCGAGGCTTACGCATCCGGCTTGGCCCTGCAGAGAGAGGCAAAAAGACTGCATGATG AGGACCTGCTGAAGGCGGAAGGGATGGATATAAAACTTTCTGAGCCAATCACTGCTGCCCACCTCGTCAGTGCAGCCAGAATGGGGAATCCCAAAGCAGAGGCAGTTCTTTGCAAAG CATCCACAGCACTTGGTGTGGGGATTGTAAACATCCTCCACATAGTCAACCCCTCACTGGTGATTCTGTCAGGAGTTTTGGCCTCTTACTACAAGGAACCAGTACAGCACGTCATCTCGGAGAAAGCGCTCATCTCCTCCCAGAGTATCAAGGTCGTTACAACTGACTTGGACGAGCCAGCTTTACTTGGAGCTGCTAGCATGGTGTTAGACTATGCAACAAGGAGGACATATTAA